GGGGGTTAACCTGGTGGAGATTCCAACCGATTTAGCGGTGGGAGATGCTATTTCCTATGTAAACGAGCAGATGAAGACTGAAGAAGGGATTTCAAAAAAATACACTTTCTCGGGTTCCGTCTATTTCGAAAGGATGAAACGGCTTGGGTTATATACCACCGATATAGAAGAAATAAAAAATCGCGTCCGGAAAGCTGGAATGATAGATTTCTTCAACCGGAAAGTTATATAGAAAATGGGACAAAAAGGGGCTTTACTGCCCTCTTTTTTTTGTACAAAAATAGGGGTATTTCGATAGCCGACGATGACGAGAAATTTTAAAAGCTGATGGCTCGGTCGCCAGAAATAGGCCCAATTCCTGGAATTCGGTTTTTTATCACCAACCGGCTGTAACATTCATAATGTATTAATAATGTTATGTTTATTTTCAAGGGGGGGTTCGCAATGGCTCTAAATTACCAGTGCATAGATGCGGCATCACCTTATTGCCCCTGCTATCTGGCAGAGATCAACAGCTGTATCGTTTGCTCTATAGTACAGGGTAAGGAGACATGTGATTGCCGATGGCAGGGATTTTGCGTTTACCAGGAATTCATATGGAACGGCAGGAGGAAAAAAGAACCCCGGAGAACTCTGGAAGTAAAGATAATTGAAAAAAGGACGGTTACCAATAACCTAATCGTATTTAAAGTCTCTCTCCCTTTTCCTATTTTAAGTAGGGAATACAGTCAGCCCGGAACATACGCGTTTCTAAGGGCAGTAAATTCCCCCTGCTATTTTGAGTTTCCCCTTTGTGTGATGGATACGGATGATGATAAAAATGCTTTAACCTTCGCCATGCAGATAATAGGTCCTAAGACAAGAAATCTAGCTCAGGAAAATAGGATATTGCTTTTAAGAGGCCCTTATTACAACGGCATTTTCGGGTTAAAACATATAAAATCGAGCGTGAATAAAAAGTGCCTGCTGATTGGGAGGGGTATAGGTCAGGCATCCCTGGTGCTGGTTGCAAAGACCCTCGTTAGAGGTGGGAATGATATAACGGCATTTCTGGACCCGGGAGCCATAAATTGTAACCCAGTCAGGGAACTCCTAGAATCTCTTGGCGTAAGAGTTCATGTTTTCGAGTTTTCGGGTTCTTCCTACAAAAAGTACCTCGGTGAATTAATTGAAAACGGCGGTTATGAAATCATTTACAGCGGTGGTTCGCAGATCCAGCATAATATGATAAAGAACTTAGTGGAGAAAAGCGGCCGAAAAATAGCTCTTGCTGTTTCCAATAATGCCAAGATGTGCTGCGGTGAAGGGGTCTGCGGCAGCTGTGAGACGCTGACCGGTGGCGAAAGACTTCGACTCTGTAAGGTCCAAACCGATATCCACAATGTAATGGGGGTTAATGTATATGCCTAGGGTAATAATAATAGGTGGAGGCTGGGCCGGTTGCGGTGCAGCTCTTGCAGCCAAAAAGGCAGGAGCCGATGTGGTACTTCTGGAAAAAACCGATATGCTTCTGGGCTGCGGACTGGTAGGAGGTATAATGAGAAACAACGGCCGGTATACGGCGGCCGAGGAGGCGATTGCGCTTGGAGCAGGCGAGCTATTCGATATCGCCGATGCCACAGCAAGACATCACAATGTGAATTTTCCCGGTCATTCCCACGCAACCCTTTACGATGTGACAAAAATAGAGCCCCGGGTGAGGGAATTTCTGCTGAACCTTGGGATCGAAATACGATTCCAAGCTCGAGCCGTTGATGTCAAGATGAAAGGGAAGACCATAACCGGCATTATTCTGTCCGACGATGAGGTGGTCGAGGGTGATGTGTTCGTTGAGACCACCGGATCGTCGGGGCCAGTAGGTAATTGCTTAAAGTACGGGCATGGTTGCTGCATGTGCGTACAGAGGTGTCCTGCCTTCGGGCCCAGGGTAAGTATCAGCAAAAAAGCGGGTGTTGAAGACCTGGTTGGCAAAAGATCCCCGGACCTGTGCGGGGCAATGAGCGGTTCATGTAAGTTGAATAAGGAATCTCTAGGGGACGAAATTAGAAGGGAACTCGAAGAAAAAGGTGTCGTCGTCATAGAGTTGCCCGAAAAATTCATTCATAAAGAAAAGCTTTCGATGAAAGTTTGCCAGCAGTACGCTCTGGAAGAATACGCAAGGAGCATCATTCTGCTGGATACAGGGTATGCGAAGCTAATGACTCCGTTTTTCAAATTAGAGGAACTTCGGAAAATAAAAGGTTTTGAAAATGCCCGCTTCGAGGATCCTTATGCTGCCAGCAAGGGCAACTCGATTCGATACATGTCAATGGCGCCCCGGGACGATTTCATGAAAGTTCAAGGAGTAGAAAATCTTTTCTGCGCCGGTGAGAAATCCGGCCCTGTTGTAGGTCACACCGAAGCTATATGTACGGGAATTCTTGCGGGCCACAATGCAGTGCGAAAGGCGCTAAAGATTGAAATGTTAAAACTGCCCAGAGAGCTAGCCATAGGCGATTTCATAGCCTTCGTCAACGAAGAAGTGAAAAAACCCGAAGGTCTATACAGACGTTATACTTTTGCCGGAGCCCTGTATTTCGAAAGAATGAAAAAACTGGGACTTTACCTCACGGAAAAAGAGGCGATTAAGGAAAAGGTTAGTCGCCTAGGGCTTTCAGGAATTTTTAATGAAAATATAGTTGTCAATGAAGGAAAAAGATAGGAGCGCGTATAATAATATAACTAATAACAAAAGGGGAGTTGTTCATTGGAGATAAGGTTGCAGAAGTTTCTCGCAATGGCCGGAATTGCATCGCGGCGAGCCTGCGAAAAATTAATCCTAGAGGGTCGCGTTCAAGTTAACGGTAAAACCGTAAGAGAACTCGGTGTTAAAGTTGATCCGGCTCTAGACGAAGTCAGGGTAGATGGTAACGTTTGCCGTCTCAATAATAAACCCATATATATACTTATGAACAAGCCGAAAGGTATACTGACAACTGTAAAAGATCCTTTTGGCCGTCCCACGGTAATAGATTTGTTAAAAGGTGTAAGAGAGAGGGTTTTCCCGGTGGGGCGCCTAGATAAAGATACAGAGGGATTGCTTATTTTAACCAACGACGGTGAACTATCATACAGGCTCACTCATCCTAAACATGAAATAGAAAAGACTTATGTAGCTAAGGTCGTGGGTACTCCGGATGAGAGCGATTTTATCAGGCTAAGGCGCGGAATAGTTCTGGAAGACGGGAGGACCGCCCCTGCAAAGGTGAGGATACTGAAAGCGGGAAGAGATTTTACTGTGCTGGAAATTATCATTCATGAAGGTCGAAAAAGACAGGTGCGGCGCATGTGCAAAGCTATAGGTCACCCGGTTATTTCTCTGAAAAGAACGCGCATAGGGAAACTGAACCTCAGGGGGCTGGCTCCCGGCTGCTGGCGGTATATGACAGAGGCAGAAATAAAGTACCTGAAAAACCTGTAAACGAAGGGTTCGAAAATATACTGAAAACAGCGGTGCTGGGGACATAAGGTATTGGGGAACATTTCATGGTGGCTGAAGAGAGCCATACCAGCCTGGCGACGGGGGGTTAGAAATATATGGGAATACCGCTATACTCAGGTCTATAGCGGTATTCCCTGAATTTCAACATAAGGGCGTTGATCAATAATGCCAATCGACGCGGTGTGAGCAGGGTATTCCTTTTAAAGGCTGTCCATGTTCCGCTGTTCTGATGAAGCTGGTAATAAATAATTTTTTCAATAACACCGGTTGCAGGAGCTGAGGTTTTATATTTGAATGTTTGCCTTTTATTTGGTATAATTTTTCCGATATAAAAGTAATCCCATAAGAGGAGGAGTGAAAAGATTTGGAACTCTGGTTCACCGAACTGCAGTCTAAAAGTATAAAAATGAGCTATAGGGTAAAGGATGTCCTACATACCGAAAAGACCAAGTACCAGAATCTCGCCATAATCGAAACCGAGCATTTCGGTAGAATGCTTATTCTGGACGATGTTGTCCAGCTAACGATGAAGGATGAGTTTATTTATCACGAAATGATGGCCCACGTCCCTCTGGTTACCCACGGCAATCCCGAGAGGGTGCTGGTAATCGGTGGCGGGGATGGGGGTACCCTCAGGGAAATACTGAAGCACCCGGTAAAAGAGGCTCATCTCGTGGAAATCGACGAGCGGGTGATCGAAGCCTCCAAGAAATTTTTCCCCGCTCTTAGTGTAGCTTTTGAAGATCCAAGGGCTAAAGTGTTCTGCGAAGATGGCATAGCTTATGTTAAAAGGTTCAAGAACTATTACGACGTCATAATTGTCGATTCAACGGACCCAGTAGGCCCTGCCGTGGGATTGTTTGCGAAGGAATTCTATAAAGACATTTACGAAGCCTTGACCGATAAGGGTGTTTTTGTGGCTCAGACCGAATCCCCCTTCTATTACGAGGATCTGCTTAAGAATGTATACAGTGCTGTTTCAAGTATTTTCCCGCATACGGCTGTGTACACAGCTACAATTCCGACTTATCCCGGCTCATTATGGACTTTTACAATGGGTTCCAAGCAAATCGACCCCCTCACCAGCGATATTTCGAATATACCTGACCTGGATACAAAGTATTATACGCCGTCTATTCAAAGAAGTTGCTTCAATCTGCCGGCTTTTATAAACGAAATCATTTCGAAATAGAGAGGGGAACGAATTGAAGGGATTCGATAAACTACTGGACCAGGGCAAATTTCTGCGGTCAAAGGATAATTACGAGGAAAGCAGAGCCGTCATAGTTGGAGTTCCTATGGATTTTACCGTAAGTTTCAGACCGGGGACCCGAATGGCGCCCAGGAAAATCCGTGAAGTGTCGTACGGTTTGGAAGACTACAGCCCCTATTCCGACGATTCGCTTAACGACAAGAAGTATTACGACGCGGGCGATTTGGACATACCTTTCGGCAATGTAAGGAAGAGCCTGGAGATTATAGAGCAGGCTGCTGCGATGATACTAAAAGACGGGAAAATACCCGTTTTTATCGGGGGAGAACACCTGATAACATACCCCGTAGTAAAACAGGTGGCAAAAAAATATCCCGAACTTAAGGTCATCCAGTTCGATGCCCATGCAGACCTGAGGGATACTTTTTTCGATGAAAAACTTTCCCATGCTACGGTAATGCGGAGGGTGTGTGAGTGCATCCGAGAAAACCACCTTTATCAGTTCGGCATAAGGTCCGGTGTAAAAGAGGAATTCGCGTTTGCCGAAAAGTACACGAATATGAATCTTATAGATGTAAAGGCCCCATTTATGGAGAACTTGAATGAATTAAGAGGATATCCCGTTTACATTACGGTCGATATAGACGTGGTGGATCCAGCTTTCGCACCGGGTACCGGAACGCCCGAACCGGGTGGTTGCAGCTCAAAAGAAATCCTTGAAGTGGTTTCCTGTTTCAGGGAACTGAACATAGTCGGTTTTGACCTGGTGGAAGTATCACCGATTAATGATTTGTCCGAGAGGACTTCCTTGCTCGCAGCTAAAATTTTAAGGGAGTTGTTGCTGGCAGTCTGCTGAAAAGGAGAACATTAATATG
The DNA window shown above is from Thermosediminibacter oceani DSM 16646 and carries:
- a CDS encoding pseudouridine synthase; the encoded protein is MEIRLQKFLAMAGIASRRACEKLILEGRVQVNGKTVRELGVKVDPALDEVRVDGNVCRLNNKPIYILMNKPKGILTTVKDPFGRPTVIDLLKGVRERVFPVGRLDKDTEGLLILTNDGELSYRLTHPKHEIEKTYVAKVVGTPDESDFIRLRRGIVLEDGRTAPAKVRILKAGRDFTVLEIIIHEGRKRQVRRMCKAIGHPVISLKRTRIGKLNLRGLAPGCWRYMTEAEIKYLKNL
- a CDS encoding sulfide/dihydroorotate dehydrogenase-like FAD/NAD-binding protein translates to MALNYQCIDAASPYCPCYLAEINSCIVCSIVQGKETCDCRWQGFCVYQEFIWNGRRKKEPRRTLEVKIIEKRTVTNNLIVFKVSLPFPILSREYSQPGTYAFLRAVNSPCYFEFPLCVMDTDDDKNALTFAMQIIGPKTRNLAQENRILLLRGPYYNGIFGLKHIKSSVNKKCLLIGRGIGQASLVLVAKTLVRGGNDITAFLDPGAINCNPVRELLESLGVRVHVFEFSGSSYKKYLGELIENGGYEIIYSGGSQIQHNMIKNLVEKSGRKIALAVSNNAKMCCGEGVCGSCETLTGGERLRLCKVQTDIHNVMGVNVYA
- a CDS encoding FAD-dependent oxidoreductase, producing the protein MPRVIIIGGGWAGCGAALAAKKAGADVVLLEKTDMLLGCGLVGGIMRNNGRYTAAEEAIALGAGELFDIADATARHHNVNFPGHSHATLYDVTKIEPRVREFLLNLGIEIRFQARAVDVKMKGKTITGIILSDDEVVEGDVFVETTGSSGPVGNCLKYGHGCCMCVQRCPAFGPRVSISKKAGVEDLVGKRSPDLCGAMSGSCKLNKESLGDEIRRELEEKGVVVIELPEKFIHKEKLSMKVCQQYALEEYARSIILLDTGYAKLMTPFFKLEELRKIKGFENARFEDPYAASKGNSIRYMSMAPRDDFMKVQGVENLFCAGEKSGPVVGHTEAICTGILAGHNAVRKALKIEMLKLPRELAIGDFIAFVNEEVKKPEGLYRRYTFAGALYFERMKKLGLYLTEKEAIKEKVSRLGLSGIFNENIVVNEGKR
- the speE gene encoding polyamine aminopropyltransferase; translation: MELWFTELQSKSIKMSYRVKDVLHTEKTKYQNLAIIETEHFGRMLILDDVVQLTMKDEFIYHEMMAHVPLVTHGNPERVLVIGGGDGGTLREILKHPVKEAHLVEIDERVIEASKKFFPALSVAFEDPRAKVFCEDGIAYVKRFKNYYDVIIVDSTDPVGPAVGLFAKEFYKDIYEALTDKGVFVAQTESPFYYEDLLKNVYSAVSSIFPHTAVYTATIPTYPGSLWTFTMGSKQIDPLTSDISNIPDLDTKYYTPSIQRSCFNLPAFINEIISK
- the speB gene encoding agmatinase, with amino-acid sequence MKGFDKLLDQGKFLRSKDNYEESRAVIVGVPMDFTVSFRPGTRMAPRKIREVSYGLEDYSPYSDDSLNDKKYYDAGDLDIPFGNVRKSLEIIEQAAAMILKDGKIPVFIGGEHLITYPVVKQVAKKYPELKVIQFDAHADLRDTFFDEKLSHATVMRRVCECIRENHLYQFGIRSGVKEEFAFAEKYTNMNLIDVKAPFMENLNELRGYPVYITVDIDVVDPAFAPGTGTPEPGGCSSKEILEVVSCFRELNIVGFDLVEVSPINDLSERTSLLAAKILRELLLAVC